AGCCAGTCCCAGTTCATTTCAGTTCCATCTCCAGTCTCTGCGGTTGAATAATAGAGCCGATCCGCCGGATATGCGTCTGGCAGTCAACGGTAATCTTCACCTGCTTGAAATGATCATCCCAATCCTCACGGTAAGCTTTCCAGACCTTGGGATATTTACGGTGCAGCGCTTCGCCGAAGCCAAAGATATCGGAGGAATAGTGCTTTTGCACATTTTGAATATTATCGTGCATACTCGACTTGAACTTGTTTTCAATTTCGGTCTGAATCATCTCTACGTTGGACGGCTTGGTGAGATCAAGCGTGCTCTGAATCGTAGTGAGATCGGCCTCAACGTTGACCGTGATGGTGAATTCCGGCTGCCCGGCCGGATTCAGCTGCGGCCGGATACTGCTCTCGGAGCGGGTGACGATGAAGCCGACCTTGCCTCCATCCGGGCAGGTGACATCGCCGTTAGAGGAGCTGACTTCATTAAGCGCATAGTTGACCGTCTTGCTCGTGCTCTCACCCAGCCAGCCGACCAGACGGTCTTTTTTGAAAATAGCAATTCCCGCCTGGACAATTTGAGTCTTGGGGACAATGGATTCAATATTCTTGATGGTTCCTCCCTCTGATACATCGCCGTTCAGCCTTACGCCTGACATAATCGGGTTGGAGCCGCCGCGCTCCAGTTCAAGAATGAACTGCTGCAAGGTGACTTTGCCGGTAGCTGCCCAATTTTTATGGGACACCAGAATGGAGGAGTAGAGCGAATTGGCTGGTATCTGTTCGAACGGCGTATTAATCTCCAGAATATCGGAGGCCTGGGAATGCTTCGCTACCACCAGGAAGAAATCACTGCGGAGCTGATGGTTCCGGGTGATGAAATCAAGGATGTCACTGACTCCTTGCCGTGCCAGCTTTTCTCCAAGAACAAGAACACGGATGTGAGATAAGTAGAGAGTACGCGGCGCTGTACTGAGCATATGCTGGAGGGCATCGGGAACCGTCTGGCCTGCGGCTTTGTAGGTAAGAACAGGCAGACTTTTGCCTGCTGCTCCTTTGGTGCTGCGTGCTTCTCCCGAATTCAGCACCTGTGCAGAAACGGCATAACCCTCAGGTGCGTCATCAATTCCCATCGCCATGACCACGGCCAGCTCGTTCAGCTCCTTGCGGCTCCAGCATCCGGGCAACACCGCCAGACTGAAGACCAGGAGCAGGCAGACTACTTGTTGAATACGCATAGAAGGTTGCTCCTCTCTGTCAGTTATGTCCGGTATACTTCTTCATGTTGCGCCTTGACAGCCTTATGAGGCTGTCCTTCTGGCTAAGCCACTGCCAGGGGGCGAAGGAAGTCATGTAAGGAACACCTACGGATTCCAGGCTGCATAAGTGGAGACCCAGAATAATTAAGGCGACAACAATCCCGTATAGGCCGAAGGAAGCGCCAATCCCCATCATCACGAAGCGCAGAATCCGTACCGAGATCCCGATGTTGAAGGCGGGAAGGGCGAAATTGGATATGGCTGTAATGGAGACGACGATGACCATAGCAGCCGAGACTAGCCCTGCATCCACCGCAGCCTGGCCAATGACCAGCGTACCTACGATAGATACGGACTGGCCCATTGATTTGGGCAGGCGGATACCGGCCTCACGCAGAATCTCGAAGGTGATCTCCATCAGGAAGGCTTCGAGAAACGCCGGGAACGGAATGCCTTCACGCTGCCCGA
The sequence above is a segment of the Paenibacillus sp. FSL R7-0204 genome. Coding sequences within it:
- a CDS encoding Ger(x)C family spore germination protein; the protein is MRIQQVVCLLLVFSLAVLPGCWSRKELNELAVVMAMGIDDAPEGYAVSAQVLNSGEARSTKGAAGKSLPVLTYKAAGQTVPDALQHMLSTAPRTLYLSHIRVLVLGEKLARQGVSDILDFITRNHQLRSDFFLVVAKHSQASDILEINTPFEQIPANSLYSSILVSHKNWAATGKVTLQQFILELERGGSNPIMSGVRLNGDVSEGGTIKNIESIVPKTQIVQAGIAIFKKDRLVGWLGESTSKTVNYALNEVSSSNGDVTCPDGGKVGFIVTRSESSIRPQLNPAGQPEFTITVNVEADLTTIQSTLDLTKPSNVEMIQTEIENKFKSSMHDNIQNVQKHYSSDIFGFGEALHRKYPKVWKAYREDWDDHFKQVKITVDCQTHIRRIGSIIQPQRLEMELK